The sequence AGACTGTCCTTCTTAATGAGGACTTTTTTGTTGTACCCTTTTATTAAGCAAATCACTCTACAACAGTACGCTACTACAGAATAATGCTTGTCTTAAAGATTCTGTCTTCGGCTGTGAAGGAATACATCCCGCCGTATTTATGTGCTATCGCTGCGATACTTTTTGTGCCAAAGCCATGATTCGTATCCGTACTTATCGGCATGTCGTCAACAAATATGATCGTGCCATCAAAGCTGTTGGTGATTTGTATATAGAGCTTATTATTGTTGACTTTGGAGACGATTTTTATGATTCTGTCATTTGTGCCATAAATACCCTTACAGGCACTAATAGCATTTTCAAGGGCATTAGCAAAAATAACACAAAGATCCATATCGGAAACGACGTTTTTCTGAGGGAGATTAATCTGAGTTTCAACAGTAATCTGTTCATTCTTGGCCCTCGCTATATAAGAAGATAGAATTAAATTGACCGTATAATTCCTGCAATATTTTTCAACCACAGCACAGTTAATAGTTTCTTCGACCTCTGTAATATACTTTTGCGCCGCCTCCTGGTTGTTGTCTGCGAGATAGGAGTTGATCAGATTCAAGTGGTGCCGCATATCGTGGCGATACAGCATTGTTTTTTCTTGTGATTCTTCCAATGATTCAAAATGAATCTGTGCTGCGGCTACTTGAGTCATTAATAAATTCTGTTCGTTTTGGAGGGTAATCTGTTCTCTGGTTTGTTTAAAAAAGCGCAGAATCAGAAAATAGGCTGAAAGAGTCAAAATAAAGAGTAGCACAGCATCCTTTAAAATTGGCCGAATGATAACATTGTCCAAATCATATTTTGCAATAGAATAAATAAGTATAGAGTATGAAAGCGGTATAATGCAAAAGCCAAACCAGCCTTTATCGGTGTTGTTCATCATGTAAAGAAATGGCGGACGGATATACTTGTAAATTATAAATCCTGTGGGCAGATACAGGATATAGCAAACAATGTTCACGATTTCCCTGCTGGAGTCAAAAAAAGATGAAATAATAAGTCCTACTAAAGAGAATGATGTGCTTATAGCGATGAGTGTCAAAAGAATAAAGAATACCTTGATTGGTTTGAATTTTGAGATGAACACAAATGCTAAAAATACCGGAAGGTGGACAAGAAGGGGATATAGTTTCATAAACTGTGCATACCCTAAATTGAGCAAAACCAACCCATCACAAACTAGCATGATAGCTACATAAAGCCCCAACAGATAGCGGTCTCTTTTGCGCATTATCTCACAATCCAAAAGCATATACATCACGCTGATTGCGAAAATAAAAGATAGAACCGATCTTATATAATCCATCATATTGCTAACTCCTATTCGTCTCCCGATTTTAATTATGTCAGCAGATTTACCTTCCAATATTTGTTTCATTATACTAAAACCGTTACAAAAAAACACCTAAAACCGTCTAAAATTACATTTCATAACAAAAAACACCCGTTTCATGCGGGTGGCAATTTATTTACTATATTTATTGCAATAATTTTAATGAGTCCAAATATCAAATAATATTTGTGTCGCCAATGGCATTAAATTTCTAGAGCTCAGAGGAATACAAATATAGATAACAAAATTTCGCTTTTTCACAGTCAACGTCTTCTGAAAATTGAGGTGCGATGAACATAATTTTAAATGTTAAAAGGAGGTAGTTATTACGCCCTATGACTTTATAACCTATGTTATAGTGGTCTTATTTTTCTGCTGCGTTTCAATATGGATAGTGTTAGCTTACAAGGATATTATCGTGCAAAAATTAGCATATAAGAAATTAATTAAGGCTCAAGAAGAGACAATTTCAATTGTCGAAAGTATGACAGATGGTTTTTATGCCTTAGATAGAGACTTTCAATTCACTTATGTAAACCGCGCAGCTGAAGTTGCTTTTAGTAAATCTCGGGATGAGGTATTGGGCAAAAAAATAACTCAAGTATTTAAGGCTAATGAAACCATCCTATTGAACTATAATAAAGTAATTTACGAAAATTGCCCAATAACTTTTGAAATCATCTCTGAAGCTCTAGGCAATAAATGGTTAGAAATAAATGCTTGCCCTACAGACAATGGACTAGCTTGTTATTTCCGTGATATTACAAGTCGTAAGTCAGCAGAAGAAAACCTCTTGGACGGAGAGCATTGTCATATAACGGGGATTATGGACGTTACCGAACAAAAGCGTATTCAAAAAGAGATGGCTAATCTTGAGCGTTTAAACCTGGTGGGTCAGTTGGCTGCTGGTATAGCCCACGAAATAAGGAATCCGATGACGACAGTTAGGGGTTATCTTCAACTTATATCTGCAAAACCCAATTATGCAGACCAGAAGGATGCCTTCAACTTGATGATTTCGGAGCTAGATCGTGCAAACTTTATTATTTCGGAATTTCTTGCGCTGGCTCAAACTAAACCTACTGAA comes from Desulfosporosinus meridiei DSM 13257 and encodes:
- a CDS encoding ATP-binding protein → MMDYIRSVLSFIFAISVMYMLLDCEIMRKRDRYLLGLYVAIMLVCDGLVLLNLGYAQFMKLYPLLVHLPVFLAFVFISKFKPIKVFFILLTLIAISTSFSLVGLIISSFFDSSREIVNIVCYILYLPTGFIIYKYIRPPFLYMMNNTDKGWFGFCIIPLSYSILIYSIAKYDLDNVIIRPILKDAVLLFILTLSAYFLILRFFKQTREQITLQNEQNLLMTQVAAAQIHFESLEESQEKTMLYRHDMRHHLNLINSYLADNNQEAAQKYITEVEETINCAVVEKYCRNYTVNLILSSYIARAKNEQITVETQINLPQKNVVSDMDLCVIFANALENAISACKGIYGTNDRIIKIVSKVNNNKLYIQITNSFDGTIIFVDDMPISTDTNHGFGTKSIAAIAHKYGGMYSFTAEDRIFKTSIIL
- a CDS encoding two-component system sensor histidine kinase NtrB, whose translation is MQKLAYKKLIKAQEETISIVESMTDGFYALDRDFQFTYVNRAAEVAFSKSRDEVLGKKITQVFKANETILLNYNKVIYENCPITFEIISEALGNKWLEINACPTDNGLACYFRDITSRKSAEENLLDGEHCHITGIMDVTEQKRIQKEMANLERLNLVGQLAAGIAHEIRNPMTTVRGYLQLISAKPNYADQKDAFNLMISELDRANFIISEFLALAQTKPTEFKSQNLNDIVTNLYPLLEADTFTQNKKIRFIPGEIPNLDLDGREICQLLLNLTRNGLEAMGVGGSLTIKTYVEDSTVVLSIKDEGSGIQPENLKKLGIPFYTTKDSGTGLGLPTCFRIAESHKAKLKIFSSSGGTTICTLFPIPDE